In Lysinibacillus sp. 2017, the DNA window TAGGACCTGAAATGAAATCAACAGGTGAGGTAATGGGGAAAGATGCTACTTACGAAAAAGCATTGTATAAAGGCTTCGTAGCAGCAGGTATGGAAATTAAAACACATGGTACGATCCTATTCACTGTATCCGACAAAGATAAAGAAGAAGCTGTTACTCTAGCAAAACGCTTTTCAACAGTAGGCTACCGTATCGTTGCAACAGAAGGTACAGCCAAATTATTTGAAGCGAATGGCGTGAAAACAGACGTCGTTGAAAAAATCGGCGGAAAAGGAAAAACATTAATCGATATGATTCAAAATGGAGAAGCACAATTAGTAGTCAACACGCTTACGAAAGGCAAACAGCCAGCGCGTGACGGCTTCCGTATTCGCCGTGAATCAGTAGAAAATGGTGTCCCTTGCTTAACGTCACTTGATACAGCAGAAGCAATGTTACGAGTAATTGAATCGATGACATTCACAGCAGAAGAAATGCCAAAAGCGGAGGTTGTACACTAACATGATTCGTCAAGAGAAAATGACCGTTGTAGCACAAAGAAGTATTGCGACAAACATTTTCGAATTGACACTACAAGGACAACTGGTTCAGGACATGACTCCTGGCCAGTTTGTTCATGTCAAGGTGTCAGATACATTCGAACCACTGTTACGTCGACCAATTAGTATTGCCAACGTAGATAAAGAAAAAAGTAAATTTACGATGATTTATCGTGCAGAAGGGCGAGGTACGAAATTCCTTGCGACAAACCGTGAAGGTCAAATTGTTGATGTGCTCGGACCACTCGGAAACGGCTACCCTGTAGATGCAGCTGAGCCTGGTCAAACAGCGCTATTAGTAGGTGGCGGTATTGGTGTACCACCATTATATGAGTTATCAAAACAATTAAATGCGCGCGGTGTCAAAACAATCCACGTATTAGGCTTCCAATCAGAAGATGTATGTTTTTATGAAGAAGAGTTTAACGCTTTAGGCGACACATACTATGCGACAGTAGACGGTACAAAGGGAACTAAAGGATTCGTTACAACCGTTTTCGATGAAGTAAATCCTGAATTCGATGTGTTTTATTCTTGTGGACCTTTAGCAATGCTACGCGCATTAGAAGGCTATTATCCAGAAAAAGAAGGCTATCTATCGTTTGAAGAACGCATGGGCTGCGGGATTGGTGCTTGCTTCGCCTGTGTATGCGACACGACTGATAAAATCGAAAAAGATTATGTGAAAGTGTGCTCAGATGGGCCAGTATTCCCGAAAGGAGTTG includes these proteins:
- a CDS encoding dihydroorotate dehydrogenase electron transfer subunit, with product MIRQEKMTVVAQRSIATNIFELTLQGQLVQDMTPGQFVHVKVSDTFEPLLRRPISIANVDKEKSKFTMIYRAEGRGTKFLATNREGQIVDVLGPLGNGYPVDAAEPGQTALLVGGGIGVPPLYELSKQLNARGVKTIHVLGFQSEDVCFYEEEFNALGDTYYATVDGTKGTKGFVTTVFDEVNPEFDVFYSCGPLAMLRALEGYYPEKEGYLSFEERMGCGIGACFACVCDTTDKIEKDYVKVCSDGPVFPKGVVAL